A window of Zingiber officinale cultivar Zhangliang chromosome 5A, Zo_v1.1, whole genome shotgun sequence contains these coding sequences:
- the LOC121981562 gene encoding protein FLX-like 4, giving the protein MDAHGRIPSAHGGRTIQAPGMMRHGPLPGLGPSDPHIRDPLPLELLEKKVVIQGAEMEKLARENQRLASSNVTMRQELVATQKEMQSLQAHLGNIRSESDIKVRGLLEKLGKMEADIYAGDVLKMEFQQAHSEAQRLFIGNQELTAEMKLVTEELETLSVDTKKLPDLQSELDGLRQEHQKLRTTFEYEKGRNVEQVERMRSMERNLMSMASEIEKLRAEIASAQQRTAPPNAHGHAYPQAANQYGATYPPPQAANQHGGAYPPAAGHALVYAGGYGTGLSYTDAGFDYANSSYYSEAYGRPHTHISGTPAEGIIPYSGTGNLGSMNTYRGP; this is encoded by the exons ATGGATGCCCACGGACGAATACCATCAGCTCATGGGGGACGGACTATCCAAGCACCTGGAATGATGCGGCATGGCCCTCTTCCTGGGCTTGGTCCATCTGATCCCCACATTAGAGATCCCCTTCCACTTGAGCTCCTTGAGAAAAAGGTTGTAATTCAAGGAGCTGAGATGGAAAAACTTGCACGAGAAAATCAGAGACTTGCATCTAGTAACGTAACAATGAGACAGGAGCTTGTTGCTACTCAAAAAGAAATGCAGAGCCTGCAAGCTCATCTTGGAAACATTCGATCTGAAAGTGATATCAAAGTTAGAGGATTGCTGGAAAAACTTGGAAAAATGGAAGCTGATATCTATGCAGGTGATGTCCTCAAAATGGAATTCCAGCAAGCACACTCAGAGGCACAGAGGTTGTTTATTGGCAATCAAGAACTGACTGCGGAAATGAAGCTTGTGACAGAAGAACTAGAGACCTTGTCAGTTGACACCAAAAAGTTGCCCGATTTACAATCTGAGTTAGACGGTTTGAGACAGGAGCACCAGAAACTACG CACTACTTTTGAGTATGAGAAGGGTAGAAATGTCGAGCAAGTGGAGCGGATGCGATCCATGGAAAGGAACCTGATGTCCATGGCAAGCGAAATTGAGAAGTTAAGAGCTGAAATAGCAAGTGCTCAACAAAGAACAGCTC CACCAAATGCTCATGGGCACGCCTACCCACAAGCAGCAAACCAATATGGAGCTACATATCCACCACCACAAGCAGCAAACCAACATGGAGGTGCATACCCTCCAGCTGCTGGACATGCCTTAGTGTACGCCGGTGGTTATGGTACCGGTCTCAGTTACACCGATGCTGGTTTTGATTATGCTAATTCTTCCTACTATTCTGAAGCATATGGAAGACCTCATACCCACATAAGTGGAACACCTGCTGAAGGCATTATTCCTTATAGTGGCACAGGTAATCTCGGCAGTATGAACACTTACAGAGGGCCTTAG